A window from Candidatus Lernaella stagnicola encodes these proteins:
- a CDS encoding PhnD/SsuA/transferrin family substrate-binding protein — protein MKPNARRHVVFAAGMLFVMIAAIAVAGSHHLAVIRPGGPPATDQAHAQVAGLMHGLAATAGWPAGSADARYFNTTDDGYRYVKSQRPGFVFTTPGFYLAYRDELKLQPLTRAVLREGDTIQYFVVAKKGGASSLADLKGKTLAGAHLAEPAFVERIVLGGQLKLGDDVQAKVTSGFAALKNLHAGTVDAVLLDSKEKQALAALPFAGDLVVIFTSATIPNTGIMAVGGNVSAAEAAALRKAAADFCGSAAGKAVCDTFGIERFVPADASVYQRLVDQYGR, from the coding sequence ATGAAACCCAACGCACGGCGCCATGTCGTTTTTGCCGCAGGAATGTTGTTCGTCATGATCGCCGCGATCGCAGTGGCGGGTTCGCACCACCTGGCCGTCATTCGTCCCGGCGGGCCGCCCGCTACGGACCAAGCGCACGCCCAAGTGGCGGGTTTGATGCACGGGCTGGCCGCGACCGCGGGATGGCCCGCAGGTTCGGCGGATGCGCGGTACTTCAATACGACCGATGACGGCTACCGCTACGTGAAGTCGCAACGACCGGGTTTTGTGTTCACCACGCCCGGGTTCTACCTGGCCTACCGCGATGAATTGAAGCTGCAGCCTTTGACGCGGGCGGTGCTCCGCGAAGGCGACACGATTCAGTATTTCGTCGTCGCGAAAAAAGGTGGCGCAAGTTCGCTCGCCGACCTCAAGGGTAAAACTCTGGCCGGGGCGCACCTGGCGGAACCGGCGTTCGTCGAGCGCATCGTGCTGGGCGGGCAACTGAAGCTGGGCGACGACGTGCAGGCGAAGGTCACCAGTGGTTTCGCGGCGCTCAAGAATCTGCATGCCGGGACGGTGGACGCGGTTCTGCTGGATTCGAAGGAAAAACAGGCGCTGGCCGCGTTGCCCTTCGCGGGCGACTTGGTGGTGATCTTCACCTCGGCGACGATTCCCAACACGGGCATCATGGCGGTCGGCGGCAACGTGTCCGCGGCCGAGGCGGCGGCGCTACGGAAAGCGGCGGCGGATTTCTGCGGCAGCGCCGCGGGAAAAGCCGTGTGCGACACCTTCGGTATTGAGCGTTTCGTCCCGGCGGACGCCTCGGTGTACCAACGACTGGTCGATCAATACGGCCGGTGA
- a CDS encoding alpha/beta fold hydrolase, which translates to MDYRRFWIMLMLVVLLTLSLVAACVQDDDDDNDAASDDDDNDDDNDDDNNDDDNNDDDADDGLNHPYTPCCNLTPGDLPIGDPGIPAAQEGPYSFVEVRRTFIDAARDRDIDAEILFPSRDGENIAADDAPFPIVLVVHGFSGTKLLVREYTERLATWGFVAVAPNLPYSGALALAKINHRESALDLLFIANTLCCETQDDQSQLFGLLDRARVAAVGHSLGGKLSTLAAIYDNGIDAVAGIDPVDGAGPIPNPDPERFPRVNPDLAPDLIVPTLYLGGSESGREVFGQACAPVEDNYQQFFGNSPPPSVETTFRGADHTDFVPQLPLDPCNVGTADHTVVKALAKKYIVAFLNHRLRGWDRFKSDYAGDGMQAEVDAELITWQEK; encoded by the coding sequence ATGGATTACCGACGGTTCTGGATCATGTTGATGCTCGTCGTTTTACTGACCTTGTCGCTCGTTGCCGCCTGCGTTCAGGACGACGACGATGACAACGACGCCGCGAGCGATGACGACGACAACGACGACGATAATGATGATGACAACAATGATGATGATAACAACGACGACGACGCCGATGACGGCCTGAATCATCCGTACACGCCGTGCTGTAATTTGACGCCCGGCGACCTGCCGATCGGCGACCCCGGCATCCCCGCCGCGCAGGAAGGACCGTATTCCTTCGTGGAAGTGCGGCGCACATTCATCGACGCGGCGCGGGATCGTGACATCGACGCCGAAATCCTTTTCCCTTCGCGCGACGGTGAAAACATCGCGGCGGACGACGCTCCGTTCCCGATTGTCTTGGTCGTTCACGGCTTTTCCGGAACCAAGTTGCTGGTGCGCGAATACACCGAACGCCTCGCCACCTGGGGCTTTGTCGCCGTTGCGCCGAATCTGCCCTACTCCGGCGCGCTGGCGCTGGCTAAAATCAACCACCGCGAGTCGGCCCTCGACTTGCTCTTTATTGCCAACACCCTTTGTTGCGAAACACAGGATGACCAGTCGCAACTCTTTGGGCTGCTCGACCGCGCCCGCGTGGCGGCAGTGGGCCACTCGCTGGGCGGCAAGCTCTCGACGCTGGCGGCGATCTACGACAACGGTATCGACGCCGTGGCGGGCATCGACCCGGTCGACGGCGCCGGCCCGATCCCGAATCCGGACCCCGAACGATTTCCCCGCGTGAACCCCGACCTGGCCCCCGATCTGATCGTGCCCACGCTCTACCTGGGCGGCTCGGAAAGCGGCCGGGAAGTGTTCGGCCAGGCCTGTGCGCCGGTCGAGGACAACTACCAGCAATTTTTCGGCAACTCGCCGCCGCCCTCGGTCGAAACCACTTTCCGCGGTGCCGACCACACCGATTTCGTGCCCCAACTGCCGCTGGATCCTTGCAACGTCGGCACCGCCGACCATACGGTGGTCAAGGCCTTGGCCAAGAAGTACATCGTGGCCTTTTTGAACCATCGCCTGCGCGGCTGGGATCGCTTCAAAAGCGACTACGCCGGGGACGGCATGCAGGCCGAGGTCGACGCGGAGTTGATCACCTGGCAGGAAAAATAG
- a CDS encoding MMPL family transporter has translation MRNAHRKPLRDKLFLALAGLAIRHRLRVFVAVGLVTLLAVSALPFLKLRTTRQGMHPPDLPEQIRYERFLEDFGTATQLVILLEGDTDAVKAAADAVAAELGQNGDWVRNVFYRVDLAYFERIGPYFLPLDSLQTADAWLAGHEAELRGLLASPSAATALAQLAQLGGSAKIDFAQIEKQLAGLQQGLDGWKRFLTGEEENVALFGPESFEELLPPGSAEMLAAEGYLLGKDRRSALLFVQPAKTTDDCGFISPFMAYSRAATAAALKSHPGVTAGFTGWPVAVDEEVSMMKRDLLVVSLFSTLVILLLLYVSFRSLTKSALVFVPLVFGVLWNTALIYLLVGYLSYFTTVFIGLLFSLGTGYGIIFMRRFREELIEGYDTERAMERTFVGAGPGIATSAVTTIAAFVAISLFDVPAFSQMGIVSATGMLCLLVATMLILPPLMMVFREKIKSQAHIRVVGAGALEWAWRQVARAPLLFLLCGAAVIPAAIFLVPRVGFDYDVNHLLPADSETRVVAERLEQVMGQQTQFIAVTADNLEQVRRLQEKIAALPTVAKIESAASMLPPNLEEKRAALLRLHKRVAAWPAPQPPPTPDTEALAAQLRAFAAELAGHQEAAFAEGRGNLVTALGETSASLEAIAVALSAPGAADREHRFEMSLVAAFDDLRGRLATAATSEPLSLASLPEDLRLRFVGSSGRLALMVFPKEEIWDPDFLARFVDEVTGAAQEVLGKNEGEQNTAGFAVVYRQTSKLIWNGLRRALLLTLVFVALLLLIDFRRPMPALLAAVPFVVSMGATLSLLALAGRSLNMASQLALPVLIGIGVDFGVHTVHRWLEPDGVDLAKVVRTIGGAVWLAGATNMTGFGALLLARYVGLAHFGAILFVGIFLAFGGALLGIPAAIAALRLDRRSAK, from the coding sequence GTGAGAAACGCCCACCGCAAACCGTTGCGCGACAAGCTGTTCCTGGCCCTGGCCGGTTTGGCGATTCGCCATCGTCTTCGGGTTTTTGTGGCGGTCGGATTGGTCACGCTGTTGGCCGTGTCGGCTTTGCCGTTTCTGAAACTGCGCACTACCCGCCAGGGCATGCACCCGCCCGACCTACCCGAGCAAATTCGCTACGAACGCTTCTTGGAAGATTTCGGCACGGCGACGCAACTGGTCATTCTGCTCGAAGGCGACACCGACGCAGTCAAGGCGGCGGCCGATGCCGTGGCGGCCGAGCTTGGTCAGAACGGCGACTGGGTTCGCAACGTGTTCTACCGCGTCGACCTCGCGTACTTCGAGCGCATCGGCCCCTATTTCCTACCGCTGGATTCCCTGCAAACCGCCGACGCGTGGCTGGCCGGTCACGAAGCCGAACTGCGTGGCCTTCTCGCGTCTCCTTCAGCGGCGACGGCCTTGGCGCAATTGGCGCAACTGGGCGGCTCGGCGAAAATCGACTTCGCGCAAATCGAAAAGCAGTTGGCCGGCCTGCAACAAGGGCTCGACGGTTGGAAACGTTTCCTCACCGGGGAGGAAGAAAACGTCGCGTTATTCGGCCCGGAATCGTTCGAGGAACTCCTGCCGCCGGGTTCGGCCGAGATGCTTGCCGCCGAAGGTTACTTGCTCGGCAAGGATCGGCGCAGCGCGCTGCTTTTCGTTCAGCCGGCGAAGACGACCGACGACTGCGGGTTTATCTCGCCGTTCATGGCCTACAGCCGCGCGGCGACGGCCGCGGCGCTGAAGTCGCATCCCGGCGTTACGGCGGGCTTTACCGGTTGGCCGGTGGCGGTGGACGAGGAAGTGTCGATGATGAAGCGCGACCTGCTGGTCGTATCGCTTTTTTCGACACTGGTCATTTTACTGCTGCTGTACGTTTCGTTCCGGTCGCTGACCAAATCGGCGCTCGTGTTCGTGCCCTTGGTATTCGGCGTGTTGTGGAACACGGCGCTGATCTACCTGCTTGTCGGGTATCTCAGCTACTTCACGACGGTGTTCATCGGGCTGCTGTTCAGTTTGGGCACCGGCTACGGCATTATTTTCATGCGGCGTTTCCGCGAAGAATTAATCGAGGGCTACGACACCGAGCGGGCCATGGAGCGCACCTTTGTCGGCGCCGGACCCGGCATCGCAACTTCAGCCGTTACGACCATCGCCGCCTTCGTGGCGATTTCACTGTTCGATGTGCCGGCTTTCTCGCAAATGGGCATCGTTTCGGCCACCGGGATGTTGTGCCTGCTGGTAGCCACAATGCTCATCCTGCCGCCGCTGATGATGGTCTTCCGCGAGAAGATCAAGTCGCAGGCGCACATTCGCGTAGTCGGCGCGGGCGCGCTGGAATGGGCGTGGCGGCAAGTGGCGCGGGCGCCCCTGTTGTTTCTGCTGTGCGGCGCGGCGGTCATTCCGGCGGCGATTTTTCTCGTGCCGCGAGTCGGCTTCGACTACGACGTGAACCATCTCCTGCCCGCCGACAGCGAAACGCGGGTGGTCGCCGAGCGGCTCGAACAGGTGATGGGGCAGCAAACGCAGTTCATTGCCGTCACCGCCGACAATCTGGAACAAGTGCGGCGTCTCCAGGAAAAAATCGCCGCGTTGCCCACAGTGGCGAAAATCGAATCCGCGGCGTCGATGCTGCCGCCGAACCTCGAGGAAAAGCGCGCGGCGTTGCTGCGTCTCCACAAGCGCGTCGCCGCGTGGCCCGCACCGCAACCGCCTCCGACCCCCGACACCGAGGCATTGGCGGCGCAGCTTCGCGCGTTCGCCGCGGAACTGGCCGGTCACCAGGAAGCAGCCTTTGCCGAAGGACGGGGGAATCTCGTGACGGCGCTGGGCGAAACATCGGCGAGCCTGGAAGCGATTGCCGTCGCGTTGTCGGCCCCCGGCGCGGCGGATCGCGAACACCGGTTTGAGATGTCGCTGGTGGCGGCGTTCGACGATTTGCGGGGCCGCCTCGCCACCGCCGCGACGAGCGAGCCGTTGAGCTTGGCGTCGCTGCCCGAGGATCTGCGCTTGCGCTTCGTGGGCAGCTCGGGACGCCTGGCGCTCATGGTCTTTCCGAAAGAAGAAATTTGGGACCCGGATTTCCTGGCCCGCTTTGTCGATGAGGTCACCGGCGCGGCGCAAGAGGTGTTGGGCAAGAACGAGGGCGAGCAAAACACGGCCGGTTTCGCCGTCGTGTACCGGCAAACCTCCAAGCTGATTTGGAACGGCTTGCGACGCGCCCTGCTGTTGACGCTGGTGTTCGTCGCGCTGCTGCTCCTGATCGATTTTCGGCGACCGATGCCGGCGCTGCTCGCCGCGGTGCCGTTTGTGGTGAGCATGGGCGCGACCCTGAGCTTGCTCGCGCTGGCCGGGCGTTCGCTGAACATGGCCAGCCAGTTGGCGCTGCCGGTGCTCATTGGGATCGGCGTGGATTTCGGCGTGCACACCGTCCACCGCTGGCTCGAACCCGACGGCGTGGACCTCGCGAAAGTCGTGCGCACGATCGGCGGCGCGGTATGGCTGGCGGGCGCAACGAACATGACGGGATTCGGCGCTCTGTTGCTGGCGCGTTACGTCGGCCTGGCTCACTTCGGGGCGATTTTGTTCGTCGGCATTTTCCTCGCGTTCGGCGGCGCCCTACTGGGAATTCCCGCAGCCATTGCCGCCTTGCGTCTGGATCGTCGTTCCGCAAAATAG
- a CDS encoding tetratricopeptide repeat protein, translating into MKQRRLVKTLCGALAIGMMCLALTVAGCQTMLPAPQGVRTLPDDPSELMRIAETTFDRRGPTEAVWTSYQAACRVAAADPQNEAAQFMVARAASWLLEFTDNDFQRKDVAKAGYEAARCALELSDNKRGAYHFLAGANLGFALRESSAPHMGDVKHVRDYLQRAIELEPDYSRGAAFRALGMLLLYAPSWPMSVGDPDAAIDILRQAVQRYPDMPANWVMLAIAYSELGRKAEALAAAREAKMTLGADAGLWGVPGHRWQSRIDSLRAKFNGP; encoded by the coding sequence ATGAAGCAACGCAGATTAGTCAAAACTTTGTGCGGAGCACTGGCTATCGGCATGATGTGCCTCGCGTTAACCGTCGCCGGTTGTCAGACGATGTTGCCGGCGCCCCAGGGCGTCCGTACGCTGCCCGACGATCCGTCGGAATTGATGCGAATTGCCGAAACCACCTTCGACCGACGCGGGCCGACCGAAGCGGTATGGACCAGCTACCAAGCAGCCTGCCGTGTCGCCGCCGCTGATCCGCAAAATGAAGCAGCGCAGTTTATGGTTGCGCGCGCGGCGAGTTGGCTGCTGGAATTCACCGACAACGATTTCCAGCGAAAAGACGTCGCCAAGGCCGGATACGAAGCGGCGCGATGCGCGTTGGAGCTGAGCGACAACAAGCGCGGCGCATACCATTTCCTGGCGGGCGCAAACCTGGGCTTTGCGCTGCGCGAAAGCTCGGCTCCGCACATGGGCGATGTCAAACACGTCCGTGATTACCTGCAAAGGGCGATTGAATTGGAGCCGGATTACAGCCGCGGCGCTGCGTTTCGAGCCCTTGGCATGTTGTTGCTTTATGCGCCAAGTTGGCCCATGAGCGTTGGTGATCCGGATGCCGCCATTGATATACTGCGGCAAGCGGTCCAGCGGTATCCGGACATGCCCGCCAATTGGGTGATGCTGGCCATCGCGTACTCGGAACTGGGCCGCAAGGCCGAAGCGCTGGCCGCGGCACGCGAGGCGAAAATGACGCTCGGCGCCGATGCCGGTCTATGGGGCGTGCCGGGGCACCGTTGGCAGAGTCGCATTGATTCTCTGCGCGCCAAGTTCAACGGCCCCTAA